TTATCATTACGAAAATTTATTTGTCCATTTTGTATTTTTTTTATTGTTTCAGTTATATTATTTGTTATTGTTCCTAGTTTAGGATTAGGCATTAGTCCTTTAGGTCCTAAAATAGGACCTAATTTACTAACTATACTCATAGCTTCTGGGGTTGATATTACTACATTAAAATTTTTTTCACCATTAGTAATTTTTGTTGATAAATCTTCCATTCCTACTAATTTTATTCCTAATTTTTTAACATTAATTGCTTCTTGACCAGATGCAAAAATTGCAAATTTTATATTTTTACCTGTTCCATGAGGTAAACAAACATTACCCCTAATATTTTGTTCTGTTTTTTTAGGATCTATACCTAGATTAATAGAAATATCAATACTTTCAATAAATTTTACTTTACTTAAATTTTTTAAATTATTAATAGCATTTTCAATAGAAAATTGTTCTTTTAAATTGATATTCTTATACATTACATTCATACGTTTTGTTAATTTTCCCATGATATTTTTAATCCTTATCAATCATTAATCCCATAGAACGAGCAGTACCTTCTATAGAAGACATTATAGATGTAATATTTATTCCAGTCATATCAACATATTTAATTTCTGCAATTTTACGAATTTGATCTTTGGTAATGACACCAATTTTATCTATTTTAGGTTTACTTGATCCTTTTTTAATACCAAGTATTTTTTTTATCATTGCAGATACTGGAGGAGTTTTTGTAATAAATGTAAAAGTTTTATCAACATAAATAGTAATAACTACTGGAATAGGGGTGCCTTTTTCTAAATTACTAGTTTTAGTGTTAAAATTTTTACAAAAATCCATAATATTAACACCATGTTGTCCTAATGCTGGACCAATAGGAGGACTAGGATTTGCACTACCAGCAGGAACTTGTAATTTTACATAGGTTTTAATTTTTTTTGCCATAAATATATCTCCATTAATTAATATATTATCCTTTTTCTACTTGACGAAAATCCAAATCAACAGGAGTTGATCTACCAAAAATTGATACAGAAACTTTTAATCTACTTTTTTCATAATCTACTTCTTCTACTATGCCATTAAAATCAGAAAAAGGCCCATCTTTTACTCTAATTATTTCTCCTGGGTCAAATATTGTTTTTGGTCTAGGTTTATCTCCAATTTTTTGCAAAGAATTAATAATTATATCTACCTCTTTATTACTAATAGGTAAAGGATTATCAGGTTTCCCTCCCACAAAACCTAAAACTTTAGGAACACTTCGTACTAAATGCCAACTTACTTCTTTCATAATCATATGAATTAATATATATCCAGGAAAAAATTTACGATCACTTTTATATTTTTGTCCTCCACGTATTTCAACTACAGCTTCAGTAGGAATTAAAATTTTTCCAAAAAAATTATTCATATTATGAATTTTAATATATTCTTTTAATGATTTAGCAACACGATGTTCGAAACCAGAACGAGCTTGAATAACATACCATTTTTTTTTTAAAAACTTATTCATTATTATAACCTTGTTCCAGTTAAAAATGATATTAAATAAATTAAAAAATTATCTAATATAAAAAAAATAAAAGAAATTATAATAATAATTATCATTATAATTAATGTTGTATTCCAAGTATCTTTATAAGAAGGCCATATAACTTTTCGAGTTTCTATTCGTGCATCATATATAAAAGAAAATAATTTTTTACCTTTATTAGTAGATGATATGATAAAAATAATTAAAGTAAATATAAAAAAAAATAAAAATACACGAATAGATAAATTTATATTTTGATAATTATAATTAAATATTAAAATAATAAATAAAAAAACTATACTAATAACCCACTTTATAATATCTGTATTATATTTATTTATACTTTTTTTAAAATTTATAATATTCATTTTATATTAACCAATAAAAAATAATATAGAATATTATATATAAATTATAAATAAATTTTGCTAATAATTTATTAATATTTTAATATATTTTAAAAAGAATCAAAGGGATTATTTATATTTTCCCTTATCTTCTTTTATTTTACAATTATTTATTGTAATACTTTAGTAACTACTCCTGCCCCTACAGTACGACCTCCTTCACGAATAGCAAATCGTAACCCATTAGTCATTGCAATAGGATAAATTAATGTAACAATCATATTAATATTATCTCCAGGCATAACCATTTCAATATTAGATGGTAATTCTATAGTTCCAGTTACATCTGTAGTTCTAAAATAAAATTGAGGACGATATCCCTTAAAAAAGGCTGTATGTCTACCACCTTCATCTTTAGATAAAATATATACTTCAGCTTCAAATTTAGTATGTGGATTAATTGATCCTGGTTTAGCTAAAACTTGGCCTCTTTCTATATCTTCTCTTTTTATTCCTCTAAGGAGAATTCCTACATTTTCACCTGCACGACCTTCATCTAATAATTTACGAAACATTTCGACTCCAGTACAAATAGATTTTATAGTATTTCTAATCCCTATAATTTCTACTTCTTCTCCTACTTTTATGATACCTCTTTCTACTCTTCCTGTTACTACAGTACCTCTACCCGAAATTGAAAAAACATCTTCGATTGGTAATAAAAAAGGTTTATCAATCTCTCTTATAGGATTAGGAATATAAGTATCTAAATAATTTGCTAATTCAATAATTTTTTCTTCCCATTTTTTATCCCCTTCAAGAGCTTTTAATGCTGAACCTTGAATAATCGGAGTAGTATCTCCTGGAAAATTATACTGTGTTAATAAATCACGTACTTCCATTTCTACTAATTCTAATAATTCTTCATCATCAACCATATCACATTTATTAAGAAAAACTATAATATAAGGAACTCCAACTTGTCTTGCTAATAAAATATGTTCTCTAGTTTGGGGCATAGGCCCATCTGTTGCTGCAACTACAAGTATAGCCCCATCCATTTGTGCTGCCCCTGTAATCATATTTTTTACATAATCAGCATGTCCTGGGCAATCTACATGAGCATAATGACGATTTTTAGTATCATATTCTACATGAGATGTATTTATTGTTATCCCTCTTGCTTTTTCTTCTGGAGCATTATCAATTTGATCAAAGGCTTTTGCTGAACCACCATATTTTTTAGATAAAACAGTAGTTATTGCTGCTGTTAAAGTTGTTTTACCATGATCAACATGTCCTATAGTACCTACATTAATATGAGGTTTAGATCGTTCAAATTTTTTTTTAGACACAGATTAATATCCTTCTAATAAATTAATATACATTATTTTTATTATATAAAATTTTATGATTTAGATCTAGATTCAATAATTATTTTTGCAATATTATTAGGAGCTTTAGTATATTTTAAAAATTCCATAGTATAAGATGCCCTACCTTGACTATAAGAACGTAAATCAGTAGCATAACCAAACATTTCTGATAAAGGAACACAAGCACGTATAGTTTTACCAGTAGAAATATTATTCATCCCTTCAATAATTCCTCTTCTACGATTTAAATCTCCAATTACATCTCCCATATATTCTTCAGGAGTTTCAACTTCTACTTTCATTATCGGTTCAAGTAAAATAGGATTAGCTTTTTTAAATGCATTTTTAAAAGCAATTGCTGCCGCTAGTTTAAAAGCTAATTCAGAAGAATCTACATCATGGTAAGAACCATAATGAAGTCTTACAGAAATATTTACAACAGGATAATTTGCCATAGGACCTGATTTTAATTGTTCTTGAATACTTTTATCTATAGCTGAGATATATTCATTAGGTATTACACCACCTTTTATATCATTAGTAAATACATAACTTATATTATTTTTTTGTGGTTTTAATGGAGAAATATCTATTACTACATGACCATATTGTCCTCTACCTCCAGTTTGTTTAATATATTTCCCTTCTATATTAGTTATAGTATTTTGTATAGTTTCTCGATAAGAAACTTGTGGTTTCCCAATATTTGCAGACACATTAAATTCTCTTTTCATTCTATCAACAATTATTTCTAAATGTAATTCTCCCATTCCAGCAATAATAGTTTGATTTGTTTCTTCATCTGTCCAACTCCTTAATGAGGGATCTTCTTTAATAAGTCGATTTAAAGCTAATCCCATTTTTTCTTGATCTATTTTAGTTTTAGGTTCTATTGCAATAGAAATCACAGGTTCTGGAAATTCCATAGTTTCAAGAATAATACATTTGTTAACATCACATAATGTATCTCCAGTAGTTACATTTTTTAATCCAATAGCAGCAGCAATATCTCCAGCGTAAACTTTTTTTATTTCTTCTCTTTTATTAGCGTGCATTTGAACAATTCTACCAATACGTTCTTTTTGTTTTTTTATGGAATTATAAATAATTTCTCCACTACTAATAGTTCCTGAATATACCCTAAAAAAAGTTAAATTTCCTACAAAAGGATCATTAGCAATTTTAAAAGCTAAAGCAGAAAATAATTCATTATCATTAGTTTTACGAGTAATTATTTTTTTTTTTTCATTATTAGATATTCCTTGAATTGGGGGGATATCTTTAGGTGAAGGTAAATAATCAATTATTGCATCTAATAATGCTTGAACTCCTTTATTTTTAAATGCTGAACCGCATGTTATTAAAGTAATTTCATTATTTAAAACTCTCTTCCTTAAAGAAGATTTAATTTCTTGTATAGAAATTTCATAACCATTTAAATATTTTTCTAGTAATATTTCATTGGATTCTACTGCTGTTTCTATTAGTTTTTGACGCCATAATTTAACTTTTTTTTTCATATTTAATGGTATAGTAGTATAATTACAGCTTATTCCTTGATCTTTTTCACTCCAATTTAATGCTTTCATTTGGATTAAATCAATAATACCAGTAAATTTATGTTCTGTTCCTATAGGTAATTGTAATGGAACAGCTTCTGTTAATAAATTATTTTCTATTTGCTGAATTACTTTTGTAAAATTTGCTCCCATTCTATCCATTTTATTTATAAAAGCAATTCTTGGTACTTTATATTTATTAGCTTGTCTCCATACTGTTTCTGATTGAGGTTGTACACCTCCAACAGCGCAATAAATCATAACAACCCCATCTAATACTCTCATAGAACGTTCTACTTCAATCGTAAAATCAACATGACCTGGAGTATCAATAATATTAATTCTATGTGATTTATATTGATTAAACATTCCTGTCCAAAATGTTGTAGTAGCGGCTGAAGTAATAGTAATGCCTCTTTCTTGTTCTTGTTCCATCCAATCCATTGTAGCGGCGCCATCATGTACTTCTCCGATTTTATGATTTACACCTGTATAAAATAAAATTCTTTCTGTTGTAGTTGTTTTACCTGCATCAATATGTGCGCTAATACCAATATTACGATATCTTGTTATAGGAGTTTTACGACTCATATATTATTCCTCTATTTTATTAGATAAAAAATTTTAAAATTATATTAATAGTATTTTAATAAAATATTAAATATTGATTTAGCTACGCATATTTTTTTATTAATTGATTCATTTTATTTTTAATTAATATTTTACCAACGATAATGAGCAAATGCTTTATTTGCTTCTGCCATTTTATGTATTTCTTCACGTTTTTTAACAGCATTTCCTTTATTTTCTAAAGCATCTAATATTTCATTAGATAATTTTAAAATCATAGATTTTTCTTGTCTTTTTCTAGCAGCATTAATTAACCAACGCATTGCTAATGTATTTCTTCTTATTGGTCTTATTTCAACAGGAACTTGATATGTTGACCCACCTACCCTTCTAGATTTTACTTCTACTATAGGTTTAACATTTTCTAAAGCACTTAAAAATATATCTATTTCTTTTTTACCTTTTTTTTTTGTTATTTTATTTAATGCAGAATAAACAATAGATTCTGCAATAGATTTTTTACCATTTACCATAAGTATATTAATAAATTTAGCTAATAAATTTGATTCAAATTGAGAGTCTGGTAATATTTTTCTTTGACTAATTATACGTCTACGAGGCATAAAATTTACTCCATTATTTTAATAAAACTTAAATAAATATAAACAAAAAATATTATTAAATAATAATATTATTTAGGTTTTTTTGTTCCATATTTTGATCTACCTTGTTTCCGATCTTTTACCCCAGTACAATCTAAAGCACCTCTAATAGTATGATATCTAACTCCAGGTAAATCTTTTACCCTACCTCCTCTTATTAAAATTACAGAATGTTCTTGTAAATTATGTCCTTCTCCTGAAATATAAGAAGTAACTTCAAAACCATTTGTTAATCTTACTCTACAAACTTTACGTAATGCAGAATTTGGTTTTTTAGGAGTTGTTGTATATACTTTTGTACAAACTCCTCTTTTTTGAGGAGAAGAATTTAAAGCAGGTACATTAGTTTTTATTATTTTTCTTTTTCTATTTTTTCTAACTAGTTGATTAATTGTTACCATTTTTTTATCCAAATTTAATTTTTATATTTTTTAAAAATATAATTACCACATTATTTGTTTTTTATTTTTTATAACTAAATCAACAAATTTTATATAATCTATTCGTATGATTTCTTTTGAAATATTTATATTTAAACCTCTAGCTAATATATCATCATTTATTGCAAATATTAATATTTTCATTTTTTGTTTGATTTTTATAATTTCTTGTATAAAAATACTATTTTTTAATCCAGCTATTACTCCATCTTGAATTAATAATAAATCATCATTTTTATTTAAAATATTTAATAGTAAAGAAAAATTACAAGATGATGGAGAATTAAATAAGGTATATAACATATATATAAAAAAATATTTTTAATTAAAAATTAAGAATTATATTATAATTACTAATTTTTTTTTGCCACATTAATGGATTTATAATTTGAACAGGTAAAATCCAATGTTTTTTTTTATAGTTTTTTATTCCTAATATTTCTAAAGATTTGGAACAAATAAAATAATTATTAATATTACATAATTTTAAAATACCAAAACTAATGCTATAATTTTTTAATAAAAATTTTTCTGTTTTTTGTTTTTTTAGTATTTGCAAAATACCATCTCCTATAAAAAACAAAGCTATATCCTCAGTTAATGAGGATATAGAAATTAAAGCATCAAGTCCTTCCTTACCAACACTATTTCCATAAGGAGATTTTGAAAATATAAATGCTATTTTATTCATTAAAATTGAACTAAGCGATCACAAGTTAATATTGATTTTGTAAATGTACTTAAAGTAGTTATTTTAAAATAATTATTAATTATATTATTTTGATAATAATTAATAATATTATCTTTATTAAAACTATTTTTTTCTTCTAAAATTAAGCCTCTTTTTTTAGCAGAAGTAATACATAAATATAAATTTATATGATTTTCTATACTTAATTCTTTCCAAGAAGTAATTAAATTAAATTCATTATCATTAAATTTAATATTTTTATTAGAATTACATACTCCATCTCTATAAAAAAAAATACTTTTTATTGTTTCTTTTTTCTGTATAACTGCTTTAGTAAATAAATATGCAGAATAAGAATTTTGATTATTATATGGAGCTTCTGTGATTAATATTACAAAAATCATATTGTTTAAAATCCAAAAATAAAAAAATATTTTATATAATTTATTTTTTTGCTCATATACAATTTTTTATAAATAAAATTTTTGTTATCTAATTATTTAAAATTAATCTATTATTTTGTAGATACTGAATTCATTATATCTATAAGTTCAATTTCAAATATTAAAGTAGAATTAGGTGGTATTCCTGAAGTTATTTCTGAACCATAACCTAATTTAGGAGGTACAACTAATGTTATTTTACCACCTTTTTTTATATATTTTAATCCTTCTTTCCAACCAGCAATTACTTGTTTTAAACTTATAAATAAAGGTTTATTTGGCATGGTATTATCAAATTCAGTTCCATCAATTAATTTTCCTGTATATTTGATAACAATAATTTGATTATTATTAGTAATTTTTTTACCATAACCCATTTTATGTATTTTATATACTAAACCACTTTTAGTTTGTTTAACATTTTTTTTTTTCAAAAAATCTTTAATATATTTTTTTCCTTGCATTTTACTCATGTTTGCTTCATCTTGAGCTTCATCTGGAGTAAAATTTCTTACATTTTTTTCATATAATTCAAGTAATCTATCAATTTCATCATCAGAAAGTTTATGTTTACATTCTAAAGAATCAGCAACTCCTTGAAGAATGAATTTTTTTTCTAATACTATTCTTAATGTTTTTTGTATTTGATATGTATTAGATAAATATTTACCTATTATTATTCCTAAAGCATAAGACATTTTTTCATTATCATTTTTAAAATTTTTTACTTTTTTTTTACTTTCTATATTTTGTTTTTTTTTTTGATTTTTTATTTTTTTTTTAATAATAGTTTTAGTTTTATTTTTATTCCACCATGATGTATTATTTAATGTAAATGCATTTGCAGTAGATAAATTTAAGCCAATACTTACAAGTAATATAATAAATATTGATACTTTTTTATTAAAAAATTTCATTTTTTCTCCAAAATTTTTTAGTAAGATTAAAATTTTTAAAATTTTAAAATATATATATAAAATAAGATAATTTTAATTATCTTATTTTATATAAATATTACTTTTAATAAAGAAAAAAAACAAGTTTAAATATTAATTTTTATTAAAATTTAAATTAATAATTTTAACATTCTTCTTAATGGTTCTGATGCCCCCCAAAGTAATTGATCACCTACTGAAAAAATTGAAAAACAATTTTTATCTATATTTAACTTTTTTATTCTTCCTACAACTATATCTAGTGTTCCACTTACAAAAGATGGAGTAAGGAAATTAATAGTATCATTAAAATTATTTGGGATAATTTTTACCCATTTATTATGGGAATTAATAATATTATGAATATTATCTATTGATAAATTTTTATTTAATTTTATTGTAAATGATTGACTATGTGAACGTAAAGTAGCAATTCTCACACATATACCATCAATTGGCACTATTTTAGTTGTATTTAAAATTTTATTAGTTTCATATTGTCCTTTCCATTCTTCTTTAGTTTGTCCGCTATTATTTATTTTTTTATCTATCCATGGAATTAAATTATTAATTAAAGAGGTATGAAAAAGTTTTTTGGGGAAATTAGGAGAATCCATTTTTTTGGTAATTTCTTGTTCTATATTTAAAATATTATCAGATTTATAATCAATTAAATCTGGTATATTATTAGATATATATTGTATTTGTAAAATAAGTTCTTTCATGAATTTAGCACCTGCCCCTGATGCTGCTTGATATGTAGAAACAGAAATCCAATCAATTAAATTATTTTTAAATAACCCTCCTAAAGCCATTAACATCAAACTAACAGTACAATTACCTCCTACAAAAGTTTTTATTCCCATATTTAGTTTTTGTTGTATATCTTTTAAATTAATAGGATCTAAAACAATAACTGTATTATCTAATGTTCTTAAATTAGAAGCTGCATCTATCCAATAACCATTCCAGCCTTTTTTTCGTAATTTAAAATAAATTTCATTTGTATATTTACTTCCTTGACATGTGATAATTATATCTAACTCAAATAATTTTTCAAAATTATAAGCATTTTCTAATTTTTGATTTTTATTTTTTATATTAAAATTAGGTATAGATTTTCCATATTGAGAAGTAGAAAAAAAAATAGCATTAATTTTATTAAAATCTTTTTTTTCTAACATCCTTTTTATAAGAACTGAACCTACCATGCCTCTCCAACCGATAAAACCTACATTTTTCATTATTTTACCTTATATAAAATATATTTTTTTATTTTATAGATTTTTTAAAAAAAAAATTAAATATTAAATTAAAATAATTATATATTATTCACAAGTAATTATTATTAATAATAAATTTTAATAAAATTTTAAATTAATTAATGTTATTAATATTCCAATTAATAGGTTTTTTTTTTTTTAAAATAAGATATTTATTTGTTTTAGAAAAATGTTTGCAGGTAGAAAAACCTTTATAAAAAGATAGAGGAGATGGATGTGATGTTGTTAAAATTAAATGTCTTGATGTTATTAAATTTATTTTTTTTTTAGCATATGTCCCCCACAACAAAAAGACAATATTTTTATAATTATAATTAATTATTTTTATTACATTATTTGTAAAAATTTCCCATCCAATATTATTATGAGATTGAGGTTTTTCTTTTTCTACAGTTAGAACACAATTTAATAACATTACTCCTTCATTAACCCAATTTATTAAATATCCATGATTAGGAATTGTAAAATTAGGGATATCTATTTTTATAGTTTTATAAATATTTTTTAATGTAGGAGGAATATTTACATTTGGCATTACTGAAAATGCTAAACCATTAGCTTGATTAAAACCATAATAGGGATCTTGACCAATAATTACTACTTTTAAATTATTAAAATTTATTTTTTTAAAAATATTAAAAATATATTTTTTTTTAGGATAAATAATTTTATTATTACTAATATCTATATTAATTTTTTTAATTAATTTTATAAAATACTTTTTTTTTTTTTCTTGATGAAAAAAAAATTTCCATAAAAAATTTTTATTATTCATAATAATATATAATTTTAAAAATATAAATTTATGTAATATAAAAAAATATTATATAATAATATTATAAAAAATAAAATATATTCTAATTTTAATTTAAATATTTATATTTTATTATAATCATAATTATAAGGTAAATAAAATGATAAAATATTATGAAATAATATTAATGATAAATCCAGATCAAAGTGATCAAATAAATAATATTACCGAATATTATAAAAAATTTATTATTAAAAATAATGGTTCTATTTCACGTTTTGAAGATTGGGGTAGAAGACAATTAGCTTATCCTATATTAAAATTACATAAAGCACATTATATTTTAATAAATATTACTTTAAACCATACTAATATAATAAAAGATCTTGAAAAAAGTTTAAGGATTAATGAACATATTATAAGATATCTTATAATTAAAACAAAAACAGATAGAAAAAATATATCTTGTATTTTAAAATTAAGAGATGAACGTCAAGAAAAACGTAATGATATTATTAAAAGAATATAAATTGCTATAAATAAAACAAATTTATTTTATAAATATTTGGAGTATATATAATGGTACGCTATTTTCGTCGTCGTAAATTTTGTCGTTTTACTGCAGAGGGAATTAAAGAAATTGATTATAAAGATATTTATCTTTTAAAAAATTTTATTACCGAAAGTGGAAAAATTGTACCTAGTAGAATTACTGGTACTAAAGCAAAATATCAACGTCAGTTAACTAAAGCTATTAAATTAGCAAGATATTTATCTTTAATATCTTATACTGATCATCATAGATAAATTTATATAATTATTATCTTTTATTTTTAACGAAATTATTAATTAATAAGAGTATTAAATAATGAAAATAATTTTATTAGATTCTATTTCAGGTTTAGGAGAAAAATCTCAGATTATAGATGTTAAACCTGGTTATGCACGTAATTTTTTAATACCTAAAAATAAAGGTATTATTGCTACAAAAAATAATATTGGTTTTTTAAAAAAAAAACTTTTAGAAAAAAAATCTAAATTATTAGATATATTAAATAAAGCAAAATTAAAATTAAAAAAATTTAAACATATAGAAAAAATTATAATTAAAG
This genomic window from Enterobacteriaceae endosymbiont of Donacia marginata contains:
- the rplI gene encoding 50S ribosomal protein L9, encoding MKIILLDSISGLGEKSQIIDVKPGYARNFLIPKNKGIIATKNNIGFLKKKLLEKKSKLLDILNKAKLKLKKFKHIEKIIIKAKAGKNGTLFGSIGKIDIVNKLKEIGFEIFKKEIKLPKGGFKKIGEYNIIFQFHEKVFVEKIISIINSE
- the rpsF gene encoding 30S ribosomal protein S6, producing MIKYYEIILMINPDQSDQINNITEYYKKFIIKNNGSISRFEDWGRRQLAYPILKLHKAHYILINITLNHTNIIKDLEKSLRINEHIIRYLIIKTKTDRKNISCILKLRDERQEKRNDIIKRI
- the rpsR gene encoding 30S ribosomal protein S18 — protein: MVRYFRRRKFCRFTAEGIKEIDYKDIYLLKNFITESGKIVPSRITGTKAKYQRQLTKAIKLARYLSLISYTDHHR